From one Nonomuraea polychroma genomic stretch:
- a CDS encoding hydantoinase/oxoprolinase family protein, which yields MAYAIGVDVGGTFTDVVLRGTSGAVSVVKCLSTHYDPIAGIVSGVTRVLGERDPAQVTRVVHATTLATNAVLERKGVRVAYVTTQGFRAAVPLGRYARVEEDRYDLRFTPPPPPVAAADCFEVVERISARGEVLTPLDPDSVRRVAAEIARRGIESAAVCLLHAYANPGHERQVAAILRETVPTVVTSSEVWPEIREYERATTTIMSAYIGPLMASYLSRLRDRLADVGIHAPIHVMESSGGVISAELAARRAVATIESGPAAGVLAAAGTGFADVISFDMGGTTAKACVVRGGRPEITHEFHVGGKGSFGGRRAGTGVPIKTPAIDLAEVGAGGGSIAWLDAAGALRVGPHSAGSSPGPACYGLGGSEPTVTDANLVLGYLSSASIPLSPSLADKALDRLAGPLGVSREGAAYAVHEIVSAAMASAVHVVTVQRGIDPRGFALVAFGGAGPMHAARVAERFRISTVVVPAYCGVASAAGLLAGDLSTDRVLSRLDAGDPEPIFTELAADAAADLGVPPADPAVTVLRSVDVRFKGQSHDLTVEWSPSTEVLASRFFERYRQVYGITQQGEIELVSYRVRVTTPADRPLPTDRHLPADASLPSGADRPAPRQAYFPELGGYVEIPVHTRDTMGGVLPGPAVIEDAESTIVVPPAWIATLTESRAVHLTPGSGR from the coding sequence GTGGCCTACGCGATCGGCGTCGATGTCGGCGGCACCTTCACCGATGTGGTCCTTCGCGGCACCTCCGGCGCGGTTTCCGTGGTCAAGTGCTTGAGTACCCACTACGACCCCATCGCGGGAATCGTCTCCGGCGTTACGCGTGTGCTCGGCGAACGCGATCCCGCCCAGGTCACCCGGGTGGTGCACGCGACCACGCTGGCCACCAACGCCGTGCTCGAGCGCAAGGGCGTGCGCGTCGCCTACGTCACGACTCAGGGCTTCCGCGCGGCCGTCCCGCTCGGCCGCTACGCGCGGGTCGAGGAGGACCGGTACGACCTGCGCTTCACCCCGCCCCCTCCCCCGGTCGCCGCGGCGGACTGCTTCGAGGTCGTGGAGCGGATCTCGGCGCGCGGCGAGGTGCTGACGCCACTGGACCCCGATTCCGTACGGCGCGTGGCCGCGGAGATCGCCCGGCGCGGCATCGAGTCGGCGGCCGTGTGCCTGCTGCACGCCTACGCCAACCCCGGCCACGAACGGCAGGTGGCGGCGATCCTCCGGGAGACCGTCCCCACCGTGGTGACCTCGTCGGAGGTGTGGCCGGAGATCCGCGAATACGAGCGCGCCACCACCACCATCATGTCCGCATATATCGGTCCATTGATGGCCTCCTATCTGTCGCGGCTCCGCGATCGGCTGGCCGACGTCGGCATCCACGCCCCCATCCACGTCATGGAGTCGAGCGGCGGCGTCATCTCCGCCGAACTGGCCGCCAGGCGGGCGGTGGCCACGATCGAGTCCGGGCCGGCGGCGGGGGTGCTGGCGGCGGCGGGGACCGGGTTCGCGGACGTGATCTCGTTCGACATGGGCGGCACCACCGCCAAGGCCTGCGTGGTGCGCGGCGGCCGGCCGGAGATCACCCACGAGTTCCACGTGGGCGGCAAGGGCAGCTTCGGCGGCCGGCGGGCGGGCACCGGCGTGCCGATCAAGACCCCCGCCATCGACCTGGCGGAGGTCGGGGCGGGCGGCGGCAGCATCGCCTGGCTCGACGCGGCAGGCGCCCTGCGTGTGGGCCCGCACTCGGCCGGGTCCTCCCCCGGCCCGGCGTGTTACGGGCTGGGCGGCTCGGAGCCGACGGTCACGGACGCGAACCTGGTGCTCGGCTACCTCTCCTCCGCCTCGATCCCGTTGTCGCCGTCGCTGGCGGACAAGGCCCTCGACCGGCTGGCAGGACCGCTCGGGGTGTCACGGGAGGGGGCCGCGTACGCCGTGCACGAGATCGTGAGCGCCGCCATGGCGTCGGCGGTGCACGTGGTGACGGTGCAGCGCGGGATCGATCCGCGCGGCTTCGCCCTGGTGGCCTTCGGCGGCGCCGGGCCCATGCACGCGGCCAGGGTGGCGGAGCGGTTCAGGATCTCCACCGTGGTGGTGCCCGCGTACTGCGGGGTGGCCTCGGCGGCGGGCCTGCTGGCCGGGGATCTGTCCACCGACCGGGTGCTGTCCCGGCTGGACGCGGGCGACCCGGAGCCGATCTTCACCGAGCTGGCCGCGGACGCCGCCGCCGACCTGGGCGTCCCTCCGGCGGATCCGGCGGTTACGGTGCTGCGGTCAGTGGACGTCCGCTTCAAGGGCCAGTCCCACGACCTGACCGTGGAGTGGTCGCCCTCGACCGAGGTGCTCGCATCCCGCTTCTTCGAGCGATATCGGCAGGTATACGGGATCACCCAACAGGGCGAGATCGAGCTGGTCAGCTACCGCGTCCGCGTGACGACCCCCGCCGACCGCCCCCTGCCCACCGACCGGCACCTCCCCGCCGACGCGTCCCTTCCGTCCGGCGCGGACCGCCCCGCCCCCCGGCAGGCGTACTTCCCCGAGCTGGGCGGCTACGTCGAGATCCCGGTGCACACCAGGGACACCATGGGCGGTGTCCTCCCCGGCCCGGCCGTCATCGAGGACGCCGAGTCCACCATCGTCGTCCCGCCCGCCTGGATCGCGACCCTCACCGAGTCCCGCGCCGTGCACCTGACACCCGGGAGCGGCAGATGA
- a CDS encoding FecCD family ABC transporter permease: protein MTTQAGLSRARPLWVAGALGVLAVSMVAGLLDGAADISPWQVLLQAMDWLPLVHVDSGLAPVEQGLLYELRLPRVLVAAVVGGLLAMAGAAYQGVFRNPLADPYLLGAAAGAGLAATLAIVALPAVAGSIPVAAFAGAVGGVFLAYTLGNTAGRAGGTATLVLAGVAVTSFLTAIQTFVQQFKVEELQRIYSWILGDVGGGWDQLWLVLPYAAVSSVLLLLHGRMLDVLSVGDEEATSLGLRAGRVRFTVLLAASLATAAAVAVSGLIGFVGIVVPHVVRRLAGGSYRIVLPLSLIGGAAFLVLADLVARTVLAPAELPIGVVTMFVGAPFFVTVLRMTRRAVT from the coding sequence ATGACCACGCAGGCCGGCCTGTCCAGGGCCAGACCCCTCTGGGTGGCGGGCGCCCTCGGCGTGCTGGCCGTGTCCATGGTCGCCGGGCTCCTCGACGGGGCCGCCGACATCTCGCCGTGGCAGGTGCTGCTCCAGGCGATGGACTGGTTGCCGCTCGTCCACGTCGACTCGGGGCTCGCGCCCGTCGAGCAGGGGCTGCTGTACGAGCTGCGGCTGCCCAGGGTGCTCGTCGCGGCCGTGGTCGGCGGGCTGCTGGCCATGGCCGGGGCCGCGTACCAGGGGGTGTTCCGCAATCCGCTCGCCGATCCGTACCTGCTGGGCGCCGCCGCCGGGGCAGGACTCGCCGCGACACTGGCCATCGTGGCGTTGCCGGCCGTGGCCGGGAGCATCCCGGTCGCGGCGTTCGCCGGGGCGGTGGGCGGCGTGTTCCTCGCCTATACGCTCGGCAACACGGCCGGACGCGCGGGCGGCACCGCCACGCTGGTGCTGGCCGGGGTGGCGGTCACGTCGTTCCTGACCGCGATCCAGACGTTCGTGCAGCAGTTCAAGGTCGAGGAGCTGCAGCGTATCTACTCGTGGATCCTCGGGGACGTCGGCGGCGGGTGGGACCAGCTGTGGCTGGTGCTCCCGTACGCCGCCGTGTCCTCGGTGCTGCTCCTGCTGCACGGGCGCATGCTGGACGTGCTCTCGGTGGGCGACGAGGAGGCCACGAGCCTGGGCCTGCGGGCCGGCAGGGTGCGCTTCACCGTGTTGCTGGCGGCGTCGCTGGCCACCGCGGCGGCTGTGGCCGTGAGCGGTTTGATCGGGTTCGTGGGCATCGTCGTGCCGCATGTGGTGCGGCGGCTCGCGGGCGGCTCGTACCGGATCGTGCTGCCGCTGTCGCTCATCGGCGGCGCGGCCTTCCTGGTGCTGGCCGACCTCGTCGCCCGCACCGTGCTCGCGCCCGCCGAGCTGCCGATCGGCGTGGTGACGATGTTCGTGGGAGCGCCGTTCTTCGTGACGGTCCTGCGCATGACCCGGCGGGCCGTCACATGA
- a CDS encoding serine/threonine protein kinase: protein MQLNERSLIGQEVAGYYIEDIVGKGGMAVVYLALDPRLSRRVALKILNPVLSVDDRFRQRFILESRTVASIEHPNIIPIYEANADADGVLYIAMRYVDGLDLRRLIYDRGPLPIGPANQIFAQVAAALDAAHAHDLIHRDVKPANILLAGNHVYLTDFGITKHRSSISGLTQTDQFIGTPRYMSPEQINKEHIDGRCDQYALACVVYESLSARLPFQRENDIALLWAHLAEQPTPLSQLRPDLPPEIDAVMMRALAKSPEQRFVTCTEFVSALRDAVGGPRPDAAGWSPSDAGGAPLVPRPGGSPHSGPHPVPAAGPGSGPHSVPDGSPGAHAARSGPAPLAAPFAQPATGRAPSPPTHPSGPGGKKRPGRVPIVAATLVAAVAALALVAFIILNHRGDTWSRYQTSTAAPLTFEYPGDWTVRTHRDLFAVASPHASEFEALFVAGPGADWSKISQIVTEDPEAASGVYVQTSDTLDPGGDAEQMKAKMEVLLPGEVDVGKPVPDQAGNSPATRFDGSLRDPASGTRLGFVSYVIDRRPKTMLVMYFCAKTTCDDATQTRIRQSVHVS, encoded by the coding sequence ATGCAATTGAACGAAAGATCGCTCATCGGCCAGGAGGTGGCCGGGTATTACATCGAGGACATCGTCGGCAAGGGCGGCATGGCCGTCGTCTACCTGGCGCTCGACCCCAGGCTGAGCCGCCGCGTGGCGCTGAAGATCCTCAACCCGGTGCTCAGCGTCGACGACCGGTTCAGGCAGCGGTTCATCCTGGAGTCCAGGACGGTCGCCAGCATCGAGCATCCCAACATCATCCCGATCTACGAGGCCAACGCCGACGCCGACGGCGTGCTCTACATCGCCATGCGCTACGTCGACGGCCTCGACCTGCGCCGCCTCATCTACGACCGGGGGCCGCTGCCGATCGGGCCGGCCAACCAGATCTTCGCCCAGGTGGCCGCCGCCCTCGACGCCGCCCACGCGCACGACCTCATCCACCGTGACGTGAAACCGGCCAACATCCTGCTGGCCGGCAACCACGTCTACCTGACCGACTTCGGCATCACCAAGCATCGTTCGTCGATCTCCGGGCTGACCCAGACCGACCAGTTCATCGGCACGCCCCGGTACATGTCGCCCGAGCAGATTAACAAGGAGCACATCGACGGTCGCTGCGACCAGTACGCGCTGGCCTGCGTGGTCTACGAGTCGCTGTCGGCGCGGCTGCCGTTCCAGCGCGAGAACGACATCGCGCTGCTGTGGGCGCATCTGGCCGAGCAGCCCACACCGCTGTCGCAGCTCAGGCCGGACCTGCCGCCGGAGATCGACGCCGTGATGATGCGCGCCCTGGCCAAGTCGCCCGAGCAGCGCTTCGTGACCTGCACCGAGTTCGTGTCGGCGCTGCGCGATGCGGTCGGCGGGCCCCGTCCCGACGCCGCCGGCTGGTCCCCGTCCGACGCCGGCGGGGCGCCCCTCGTCCCGCGTCCCGGCGGCAGCCCGCACTCGGGGCCGCACCCCGTGCCCGCCGCGGGTCCCGGCTCCGGGCCGCACTCCGTGCCGGACGGAAGCCCCGGGGCGCACGCCGCGCGCTCGGGACCGGCTCCGCTCGCGGCGCCGTTCGCGCAGCCCGCCACGGGCAGGGCGCCGTCGCCGCCCACGCACCCCTCGGGGCCCGGGGGGAAGAAGCGCCCGGGCCGCGTCCCGATCGTGGCCGCCACGCTGGTCGCCGCCGTCGCCGCACTCGCGCTGGTCGCGTTCATCATCTTGAATCACCGCGGCGACACCTGGTCCCGCTACCAGACCAGCACCGCCGCACCGCTGACGTTCGAGTATCCAGGCGACTGGACGGTACGCACGCACCGCGACCTGTTCGCGGTGGCCTCGCCGCACGCCTCGGAGTTCGAGGCCCTGTTCGTGGCCGGCCCCGGTGCCGACTGGTCGAAGATCTCCCAGATCGTCACCGAGGACCCGGAGGCCGCCTCCGGCGTGTACGTCCAGACCTCCGACACCCTCGACCCCGGCGGCGACGCCGAGCAGATGAAGGCCAAGATGGAGGTTCTGCTGCCGGGCGAGGTCGACGTCGGCAAGCCCGTGCCGGACCAGGCCGGCAACAGCCCCGCCACCCGCTTCGACGGCTCGCTGCGCGATCCCGCGTCCGGCACCAGGCTGGGCTTCGTGAGCTACGTGATCGACCGCCGGCCCAAGA
- a CDS encoding adenosylcobinamide amidohydrolase: MKLTYRVEEGARLGALLWEFGPGWRMISSALLGGGIGAREWVLNAQVVAGYARMDPVDHLRSLGPGGEGVGMMTAASVDRYVRAADGGVEAFATVGLRVPTWAAAPEGFEDPELAPMRVGTINIVTVVPVAMTDAALVNAVMTVTEAKSQALIEAGFPCTGTASDAVCVAVPADGPEELFGGPRSEWGARVARAVHAAVRRGAEAWRPRDSG, encoded by the coding sequence GTGAAGCTGACGTATCGGGTGGAGGAGGGTGCCCGGCTCGGTGCGCTGCTGTGGGAGTTCGGGCCCGGGTGGCGGATGATCTCCTCGGCGCTGCTCGGCGGGGGGATCGGGGCGCGGGAATGGGTGCTGAACGCGCAGGTCGTGGCCGGGTATGCGCGGATGGACCCGGTCGATCATCTCCGCTCGTTAGGTCCTGGGGGAGAGGGCGTGGGCATGATGACCGCCGCGTCGGTGGACCGGTACGTGCGGGCCGCCGACGGCGGAGTGGAGGCCTTCGCGACCGTGGGGCTCCGGGTGCCGACCTGGGCGGCGGCGCCGGAGGGGTTCGAGGATCCGGAGCTGGCGCCCATGCGGGTCGGGACCATCAACATCGTCACCGTGGTGCCTGTCGCCATGACCGATGCGGCGCTGGTCAACGCCGTGATGACGGTCACGGAGGCCAAGTCGCAGGCGTTGATCGAGGCGGGGTTCCCCTGCACGGGGACGGCGTCGGACGCCGTGTGCGTGGCCGTGCCCGCCGATGGGCCGGAGGAGTTGTTCGGGGGGCCGCGGTCGGAGTGGGGGGCTCGGGTGGCGCGGGCCGTTCACGCGGCTGTGCGGCGCGGCGCCGAAGCGTGGCGGCCTCGTGACTCAGGGTGA
- a CDS encoding ABC transporter ATP-binding protein — protein MIETRGLSVRLGEREVVRDVDLRVRRGEWLAIIGPNGAGKSTLLKAVMGLVAHRGDVTLSGRPGAGLKPRERARLLAYAPQTPALPPDMTVFDYALLGRTPYIPYLGRESRHDREVTASVLDRLDLTALATRHVGELSGGERQRVVLARALAQQAPVLLLDEPTTALDLGHQQQVLELVDRLRRADGLTVVTTMHDLTVAGLYADALLLLADGHAAASGKPDQVLTEELVGRHFDAHVKIEPGPDGRPVVHLVRGGP, from the coding sequence ATGATCGAGACGCGGGGCCTGTCCGTACGGCTCGGCGAGCGCGAGGTCGTCCGCGACGTCGATCTGCGGGTACGCAGGGGCGAATGGCTAGCGATCATCGGGCCCAACGGAGCCGGCAAGTCCACCCTGCTCAAGGCCGTCATGGGGCTGGTCGCGCACCGGGGCGACGTCACGTTGTCCGGGCGGCCGGGGGCGGGGCTGAAACCGCGGGAGCGCGCCCGGCTCCTGGCGTACGCGCCGCAGACGCCCGCCCTGCCGCCCGACATGACGGTCTTCGACTACGCGTTGCTGGGACGGACGCCGTACATCCCGTATTTGGGGCGCGAGAGCCGCCACGACCGGGAGGTCACCGCGTCCGTGCTCGACCGGCTGGACCTGACCGCCCTCGCCACCCGCCACGTCGGCGAGTTGTCCGGCGGGGAGCGGCAGCGGGTGGTGCTGGCCAGGGCGCTCGCCCAGCAGGCGCCCGTGCTGCTGCTCGACGAGCCGACCACCGCGCTCGACCTCGGGCACCAGCAGCAGGTGCTGGAGCTGGTGGACCGGCTCAGGCGGGCCGACGGGCTCACCGTCGTCACCACCATGCACGACCTGACCGTCGCGGGCCTGTACGCCGACGCGCTGCTGCTGCTCGCCGATGGGCACGCGGCCGCCTCCGGCAAGCCCGACCAGGTGCTGACCGAGGAATTGGTGGGACGGCACTTCGACGCCCATGTCAAGATCGAGCCGGGGCCGGACGGGCGGCCTGTCGTGCACCTGGTCAGGGGAGGACCGTGA
- a CDS encoding Uma2 family endonuclease, producing MATIEPTRGRVVLPRTLTVDELLRFPVDGKHYELFNGSLVVSPAPTPLHQRIIFRLQRILDDAAPPELEPLSTVNVRPSNEDFYIPDLVVVPVAVADAVGLMFAPSDLLLAVEVVSPTSQLLDRATKPLAYAAAGIPLYWRVDPDGPTLYVYELDGDSYKEPITHKAGTTVTLPSPYAVSFDPADLIGRPVSNP from the coding sequence ATGGCAACGATCGAACCGACCCGGGGGCGCGTAGTCCTTCCAAGGACGCTCACTGTCGACGAGCTGCTGAGGTTTCCGGTCGACGGAAAGCATTATGAGCTCTTCAACGGGAGCCTAGTGGTGAGCCCTGCCCCTACCCCCCTACACCAGCGCATTATCTTCCGGCTGCAGCGCATTCTCGATGATGCGGCGCCGCCTGAGCTGGAGCCTCTGTCAACCGTCAACGTCCGCCCAAGCAACGAGGACTTCTACATCCCCGACCTTGTCGTGGTGCCCGTGGCGGTGGCTGACGCGGTAGGGCTCATGTTCGCGCCCAGCGATCTGCTACTAGCTGTGGAGGTGGTCAGCCCTACTAGTCAGTTGCTCGACAGAGCGACCAAACCGCTGGCATACGCAGCGGCGGGCATTCCCCTTTACTGGCGCGTCGATCCCGACGGGCCGACGCTCTACGTCTACGAACTCGATGGTGACTCCTACAAAGAGCCCATCACCCACAAGGCTGGGACCACGGTCACTCTGCCGTCGCCCTACGCTGTCAGTTTCGATCCCGCCGACTTGATCGGTCGACCAGTCTCCAACCCGTAG
- a CDS encoding hydantoinase B/oxoprolinase family protein, producing the protein MTDALTAEVLRNALVVAAEEASIVVVRSAYSTFIVEGSDASAAVLDARGRLIAQSMATTLMNSMALKVALPELIKDIPLDTMRPGEAYVLNDAYRGGVHTNDLLVYRPVFVDGSPAYFTGTMIHVSDLGGLSAGGMAPLATDVFLEGLQLPPVRLATADGIDPAIEAVLRANSRTPDKVMGDVRALVAGTAVAAARLEALIGEYGVDGLAAGVGDYLDYTEARTRASLAELPEGRFEAAYPIDDDGINPEKSHHIRVAVTLDAAQAVLDFAGTDPQVPAAINASASQSLAAAVFAIRCFLDPAIPMNDGCLRAIEVRLPEGSLLNARSPYPCGGRYVPIYAAMEAVFQALSEAVPERAIAPSGILQPFSIAAVGAPYWIHLSYDFGGVGARQGLDGPDATGVHFGIGRNSVPQVEPVESRCPLIVESIETIPDSGGPGRYRGGLGSRTVYRFLADCHVTTRGDRLRLPPPGRDGGLPGRLGGFYKRHLDGTVERLASKVNNVRFAAGEAFIVETTGGAGLGPPAERDRAAILADLEAGRVTPRGAAEDYGLETGRPIKSAGSKLTA; encoded by the coding sequence ATGACCGACGCCCTGACCGCCGAGGTGCTCAGGAACGCGCTGGTGGTGGCCGCGGAGGAGGCCAGCATCGTGGTGGTGCGCTCGGCGTACTCGACCTTCATCGTCGAGGGCTCCGACGCCTCCGCCGCCGTCCTGGACGCCCGGGGACGCCTGATCGCCCAGTCCATGGCCACCACGCTCATGAACAGCATGGCGCTCAAGGTGGCCCTCCCCGAGCTGATCAAGGACATCCCGCTGGACACGATGCGCCCCGGCGAGGCGTACGTGCTCAACGACGCCTACCGGGGCGGCGTCCACACCAACGACCTGCTCGTCTACCGCCCGGTCTTCGTCGACGGCAGCCCCGCGTACTTCACCGGCACCATGATCCACGTCTCGGACCTGGGCGGCCTGTCGGCAGGCGGGATGGCCCCGCTGGCCACGGACGTCTTCCTGGAGGGCCTGCAACTCCCGCCGGTACGCCTGGCGACCGCGGACGGGATCGACCCGGCCATCGAGGCCGTCCTGCGGGCCAACAGCCGCACCCCGGACAAGGTCATGGGGGACGTACGGGCCCTCGTGGCCGGCACGGCGGTGGCCGCGGCCCGACTGGAGGCGCTGATCGGCGAGTACGGGGTGGACGGGCTGGCGGCAGGGGTCGGCGACTACCTGGACTACACCGAGGCCAGGACCCGCGCCTCCCTGGCCGAGCTGCCGGAGGGCCGGTTCGAGGCGGCGTACCCGATCGATGACGACGGCATAAATCCCGAAAAATCGCACCACATCCGCGTCGCCGTCACCCTCGACGCCGCCCAGGCCGTGCTGGACTTCGCGGGCACGGACCCGCAGGTCCCCGCCGCCATCAACGCCTCCGCCTCGCAGTCCCTGGCGGCGGCCGTCTTCGCGATCCGCTGCTTCCTGGACCCGGCGATCCCCATGAACGACGGCTGCCTGCGCGCCATCGAGGTGCGCCTGCCGGAGGGCTCCCTGCTCAACGCCCGCTCCCCGTATCCGTGCGGCGGCCGGTACGTCCCCATCTACGCCGCCATGGAGGCCGTCTTCCAGGCGCTGTCCGAAGCGGTGCCGGAACGGGCGATCGCGCCCAGCGGGATCCTGCAGCCGTTCTCGATCGCCGCGGTCGGCGCGCCGTACTGGATCCATCTGTCCTACGACTTCGGCGGCGTCGGCGCCCGCCAGGGGCTGGACGGGCCGGACGCGACGGGCGTGCACTTCGGCATCGGCCGCAACTCGGTGCCGCAGGTGGAGCCGGTGGAGAGCCGATGCCCGCTGATCGTCGAGTCCATCGAGACGATCCCGGATTCGGGCGGTCCCGGGCGGTATCGCGGCGGGCTGGGCTCGCGGACCGTCTACCGTTTCCTGGCCGACTGCCACGTCACGACCCGCGGCGACCGCCTCCGCCTCCCACCCCCGGGCCGGGACGGCGGGCTACCGGGGCGGCTGGGCGGCTTCTACAAGCGGCACCTGGACGGGACGGTGGAACGGCTCGCATCGAAGGTGAACAATGTCCGGTTCGCGGCCGGCGAGGCGTTCATCGTGGAGACGACAGGCGGCGCTGGCCTCGGCCCTCCAGCCGAACGGGACCGCGCGGCAATCCTGGCCGACCTCGAGGCTGGGCGCGTCACGCCTCGAGGAGCGGCCGAAGACTACGGGTTGGAGACTGGTCGACCGATCAAGTCGGCGGGATCGAAACTGACAGCGTAG